In the Caenorhabditis elegans chromosome X genome, one interval contains:
- the ZK154.6 gene encoding Transmembrane protein 210 (Confirmed by transcript evidence), with the protein MGSSFVALALLGLFPIVLGEWPNTSPAPLPWTTTEQTGKSSISGMWVTCHTSLENCLEACYMSCYITDLCNDQPDMAACAPGLPQMVILTLLFVVFLTTCCGVLCFFAPCCCCAIMYKGYRARRAGRRPRNETDNIAYPSAPPLLAKV; encoded by the exons ATGGGTTCAAGTTTCGTGGCCTTGGCCTTGCTCG GCCTTTTCCCAATTGTACTCGGAGAATGGCCCAACACGTCTCCTGCACCACTGCCGTGGACCACAACTGAGCAAACGGGGAAGTCATCAATTTCTG gaATGTGGGTCACTTGTCACACCTCATTGGAAAACTGTCTGGAAGCATGTTACATGAGTTGTTACATTACGGATCTGTGCAATGACCAACCTGATATGGCCGCTTGTGCTCCTGGTTTACCACA gaTGGTGATTCTCACTCTTCTCTTCGTTGTTTTTCTGACAACCTGCTGCGGCGTGCTCTGCTTCTTTGCTCCATGCTGTTGCTGTGCCATCATGTACAAAGGATACCGAGCTCGCCGAGCTGGTAGAAGACCGCGCAACGAAACTGACAATATTGCCTACCCATCCGCTCCTCCACTGCtggcaaaagtttga
- the ZK154.6 gene encoding E5b protein (Confirmed by transcript evidence) — translation MSGQRIIKTCALVLIGHLVMSAEDPAIWESILALDIWAIIVWVYDHLPFEIKSYIWMVILTLLFVVFLTTCCGVLCFFAPCCCCAIMYKGYRARRAGRRPRNETDNIAYPSAPPLLAKV, via the exons ATGAGTGGTCAACGGATAATCAAGACCTGTGCACTGGTGTTGATTGGAC ATCTTGTCATGTCAGCTGAGGATCCGGCAATATGGGAATCAATTTTGGCACTTGATATATGGGCAATTATTGTATGGGTGTACGATCATCTTCCATTTGAGATCAAATCATACATCTG gaTGGTGATTCTCACTCTTCTCTTCGTTGTTTTTCTGACAACCTGCTGCGGCGTGCTCTGCTTCTTTGCTCCATGCTGTTGCTGTGCCATCATGTACAAAGGATACCGAGCTCGCCGAGCTGGTAGAAGACCGCGCAACGAAACTGACAATATTGCCTACCCATCCGCTCCTCCACTGCtggcaaaagtttga